The following proteins are co-located in the Camelina sativa cultivar DH55 chromosome 12, Cs, whole genome shotgun sequence genome:
- the LOC104731346 gene encoding peptide methionine sulfoxide reductase B9-like yields MPTSATLVAPSSTGSVKKTDQEWRAVLSPEQFRVLREKGTEGRGKGKYTKLFDDGTYSCAGCATPLYKSTTKFDSGCGWPSFFDAIPGAIKQTPEAGGRRMEVTCAVCDGHLGHVVKGEGFPTATDERHCVNSVSLKLSEISSQ; encoded by the exons ATGCCAACTTCCGCAACACTGGTGGCTCCATCAAGTACTGGATCTGTCAAAAAAACAGATCAAGAGTGGCGTGCAGTTTTGTCTCCTGAGCAGTTTAGAGTTCTCAGGGAAAAGGGCACAGA AGGCCGAGGTAAAGGAAAGTATACCAAACTGTTCGACGACGGAACCTACAGTTGTGCTGGCTGTGCAACTCCTCTTTATAAGTCCACCACTAAATTCGACTCTGGTTGTGGCTGGCCTTCCTTCTTCGACGCTATCCCTGGTGCCATTAAACAAACG CCGGAGGCAGGAGGGAGAAGAATGGAGGTCACGTGTGCTGTATGTGATGGACATTTAGGTCATGTTGTCAAAGGAGAAGGTTTTCCCACAGCTACCGATGAGCGTCACTGCGTCAACAGTGTTTCGCTCAAGCTTTCCGAAATTTCTTCTCAGTAA
- the LOC104731347 gene encoding uncharacterized protein LOC104731347, with product MIELYSVCGLWKLNNNIHWKFEMDNERGASLAQCLKLSYTLPAKSSTIGSIPIFIRNDRQLEAFKLKYAQSGGVLHLCVTVEDFCEIVEQGQPSSTPFIESVTAVTQDQTSSNLLVGNVIDVYTHTQGVPRNMTTSVGYPSGSSHSTGLIDVDSLFCGKLLKDKTEMRSQMRIWRLRATKAKASDSFVVRKYISQHSCDSALRNVNHRQASARTLAGLVSNHFAGGKLPLRPKQLMEIFRNDHGVGVSKEESGTIIYIKADSDNEFRYGFLAFGASIRGFKLMRKVISIDGAHLKSKYKGTLLAASAQDGNFQLYPIAFAVVDSENNASWDLFLRWLKTIIPDEKDLVFVSDRASSIATALSVNYVHAHHGICTFHLQKNLETRFRASASLLPVVHDASRAYTQYDFDYLFTQISNGDPDLGEYLWQADIRKWSRAYSPSNRYNIMTSNCAESINSRLKETREYPIVCLFDTIRSILTRWFNERREESCRHPYAVTTKVGNKMNESYNNTTRWLEVSQVNENIFEVKAALKTYMVNLDTRKCTCCMFDIDKFPCAHGIAAAKHVNLNENMFVDDYHSTERWRLGYSESIHPVGDMEYWEIPESVSTSIRPPSTRIPSGRRKKKR from the exons ATGATTGAATTGTATTCAGTATGTGGTTTGTGGAAGTTGAACAACAACATTCATTGGAAATTTGAGATGGATAATGAAAGGGGAGCTTCTTTG GCACAATGTTTAAAGCTTAGTTATACATTGCCTGCTAAGTCTTCTACTATAGGTAGTATTCCTATCTTTATTAGAAATGATAGGCAGCTTGAAgcttttaaactcaaatatgCACAAAGTGGAGGAGTTCTTCATCTATGTGTTACTGTTGAGGATTTTTGTGAGATTGTAGAGCAG GGTCAACCTAGCTCTACTCCTTTTATTGAGAGTGTTACTGCTGTTACTCAG GATCAAACAAGCTCAAATCTGTTAGTTGGGAATGTTATTGATGTTTATACTCATACTCAG GGTGTTCCTCGTAACATGACAACCTCTGTTGGGTATCCATCTGGTTCTTCACACTCAACTGGTCTAATCGATGTTGATTCACTGTTTTGTGGAAAGTtattaaaagacaaaacagaaatgagaaGTCAGATGCGGAT TTGGAGGCTACGTGCAACTAAGGCTAAAGCATCAGATAGCTTTGTTGTTCGAAAGTATATTAGTCAGCACAGCTGTGACTCTGCTTTAAGGAATGTTAATCATCGCCAAGCATCTGCAAGGACTTTGGCTGGTTTggttagtaaccattttgcagGAGGAAAGCTTCCTCTCAGACCCAAACAGCTCATGGAAATTTTTAGGAATGACCATGGAGTTGGTGTCTC aaaagaagaatcagGTACTATCATTTACATCAAAGCTGATTCTGATAATGAGTTTAGATATGGTTTTCTGGCTTTTGGTGCATCAATTAGAGGTTTTAAGTTGATGAGAAAAGTTATTTCTATTGATGGCGcccatttgaaatcaaaatataaaggGACTTTGCTTGCTGCATCAGCTCAGGATGGTAATTTTCAGTTGTATCCTATTGCTTTCGCCGTTGTTGATTCTGAGAATAATGCATCATGGGATTTGTTTTTGCGGTGGTTGAAGACTATTATTCCTGATGAAAAGGATCTAGTTTTTGTGTCTGATCGGGCTTCTTCAATTGCAACTGCGCTATCAGTAAATTATGTACATGCTCATCACGGGATCTGCACTTTCCACTTGCAAAAGAACCTGGAAACACGATTTAGAGCTTCggcttctcttcttccagtTGTTCATGATGCTTCAAGAGCTTACACTcagtatgattttgattatttgttcacTCAAATTTCCAATGGTGATCCGGATCTTGGAGAATATCTTTGGCAAGCTGATATTAGGAAATGGTCACGTGCATATTCTCCTTCAAACCGGTACAACATTATGACATCTAATTGTGCCGAGTCCATTAACTCCAGGTTAAAAGAGACTCGTGAGTATCCAATTGTCTGCCTGTTTGATACAATCAGGTCTATTttgactaggtggtttaatgaACGACGTGAGGAGAGCTGTCGACATCCATATGCTGTTACTACAAAAGTTGGGAATAAGATGAATGAATCTTATAATAATACTACCCGCTGGCTTGAAGTTAGTCAAGTAAATGAAAATATCTTCGAGGTTAAAGCAGCTTTAAAGACATATATGGTGAATTTGGACACAAGGAAATGCACATGCTGTATGTTTGATATTGACAaattcccttgtgcacatggaATTGCTGCTGCCAAACATGTCAATCTCAATGAAAACatgtttgttgatgattatCATTCCACTGAAAG atGGCGTTTAGGATATTCAGAGAGCATTCACCCAGTAGGTGATATGGAGTATTGGGAGATTCCAGAGAGTGTTAGTACTTCTATTCGGCCACCTTCTACTCGTATACCTAGTGGCAGgcgaaagaaaaagagatag